The following proteins come from a genomic window of Aequorivita marisscotiae:
- a CDS encoding sugar transferase codes for MAKNRIHFDISERKVLLRIFDIVHVLGLLYVMGIGFDFDYFKINAQHWMWSVVLAVYLTTFATIFELYDLQKASRFNVVVKNVIITSSVTVLFYLLTPFYTPTLPSNRLQIVYFFLAINVALLAWRYAYITLISAPRFYKRVVLIAHGQDVDAIVASLQKSDPNYRVIGYFNTSPRDGRIIHSLEIDSISISEISRLAKETNVSEVVVGAPLSEGMTVELNNQLIKLLENGIPIREYTQVYEELTHRIPVQHVEKDFYRYFPFSRSNQNKLYLFYSRFSDLFISVLGLTFGVLLLPFFLIGNLLGNRGPLLYTQKRVGKNGKRFKIYKLRSMVKNAEKDGAQFAKSKDKRVTKFGRFLRRSRFDEIPQFINVIKGEMSVIGPRPERPEFVKDLIEQIPFYEIRHLVKPGLTGWAQVNAKYGSSNEDALEKLQYDLYYIKHRSFFLDVTIIVKTLSTILFYRGQ; via the coding sequence ATGGCCAAAAACCGAATCCATTTTGATATCTCAGAAAGAAAGGTGCTCTTGCGCATCTTTGATATTGTTCATGTATTGGGACTGCTATATGTAATGGGAATTGGGTTCGATTTCGATTACTTTAAGATCAATGCCCAACACTGGATGTGGTCTGTTGTACTGGCTGTATATCTCACAACCTTTGCAACCATTTTTGAATTGTACGACTTGCAAAAGGCAAGCAGATTTAATGTGGTAGTAAAGAACGTAATCATCACCTCCTCGGTAACGGTGTTATTTTATTTGCTCACCCCTTTTTACACCCCCACTTTGCCGTCTAATAGATTGCAGATAGTCTATTTCTTTCTCGCCATTAATGTAGCTTTGCTCGCTTGGCGTTATGCTTATATTACGCTTATCTCTGCCCCACGGTTTTATAAAAGAGTGGTGTTAATTGCCCACGGACAGGATGTGGATGCCATAGTAGCTTCCCTCCAAAAGTCGGATCCCAATTATCGGGTAATAGGCTATTTTAATACGTCGCCCAGAGATGGTAGAATTATTCACAGTTTGGAAATAGACTCTATTTCTATTTCTGAAATAAGCCGATTGGCGAAGGAAACAAATGTTTCTGAAGTGGTGGTGGGGGCGCCTTTATCTGAAGGAATGACAGTTGAACTCAACAACCAGCTGATTAAATTGTTGGAAAACGGAATTCCCATTCGCGAATACACCCAAGTGTACGAGGAATTAACCCACCGAATCCCCGTACAGCACGTAGAAAAGGATTTTTATCGCTACTTTCCCTTTAGTCGAAGCAATCAAAATAAACTCTACTTATTCTACAGTAGATTTTCTGATTTGTTTATTTCTGTATTGGGGCTAACTTTTGGTGTTCTTCTCTTGCCATTTTTTTTAATAGGAAATTTACTCGGAAACAGAGGTCCTTTGCTTTACACCCAAAAACGGGTTGGTAAAAATGGAAAGCGTTTTAAAATCTATAAATTGCGAAGTATGGTGAAGAATGCCGAAAAGGATGGGGCGCAATTCGCAAAATCGAAAGATAAGCGCGTAACAAAATTTGGCCGATTTTTACGACGATCCCGCTTCGATGAAATCCCACAATTTATAAATGTAATAAAAGGCGAAATGAGCGTTATAGGCCCTCGTCCCGAACGCCCTGAATTTGTAAAGGACCTGATAGAACAAATTCCATTCTACGAAATACGCCATCTGGTAAAACCCGGATTAACAGGGTGGGCGCAGGTAAATGCCAAATACGGCTCAAGCAATGAAGATGCCCTGGAAAAATTGCAATACGATTTATACTATATAAAACACCGAAGCTTTTTCCTGGATGTTACTATAATCGTTAAAACGTTGAGTACCATTCTTTTTTATAGAGGGCAGTAA
- a CDS encoding glycosyltransferase family 4 protein, producing the protein MHQRKKLLYIGNKLAEHGKPPTAIDSLSVKFENEGYSVIMASSKKNRLGRMFDMIWTTLKNKNEISLVLIDTYSTQNFYYALIIGKICRLLDLPYVPVLHGGNLPKRLSKNKGFSNIFFGKAYTNVAPSEYILEQFKTMGFQNLTYIPNTLEIKNYPFQPRKIITPKLLWVRSFAEIYNPLLALEIVEGLLKRGIKVSLCMVGPDKDGSMARCKKIAADLKLPVVFPGLLKKEEWISLSKEYTIFINTTNFDNMPVSVMEAMALGLPVVSTNVGGMPFLIKDNIDGILVPPNNSELFVNVIEELCANPPKVEEITKNARIKVEQLDWQIVKHSWMELIGKA; encoded by the coding sequence ATGCACCAAAGAAAAAAACTGCTATACATAGGAAATAAGCTGGCGGAACACGGAAAGCCGCCGACGGCTATCGATTCGCTTTCAGTAAAATTTGAAAACGAAGGCTATTCGGTTATTATGGCTTCGTCTAAAAAGAATAGATTAGGAAGGATGTTCGATATGATTTGGACAACCCTAAAAAATAAAAACGAAATTTCCTTGGTCTTAATAGATACCTATAGTACGCAGAATTTCTATTACGCCTTGATAATCGGTAAAATATGTCGCCTCCTCGATCTGCCTTATGTGCCTGTATTGCACGGGGGCAACCTTCCCAAAAGACTAAGTAAGAATAAAGGGTTTAGCAATATATTCTTTGGAAAAGCCTATACAAATGTGGCTCCTTCAGAATATATATTGGAACAGTTTAAAACGATGGGATTTCAAAATCTGACCTATATTCCCAATACCTTGGAAATTAAAAACTATCCTTTTCAACCTAGAAAAATTATAACTCCTAAATTATTATGGGTGCGTTCCTTTGCCGAAATATACAATCCGCTCTTGGCTTTGGAAATTGTAGAAGGCTTATTAAAACGCGGTATAAAAGTATCTCTTTGTATGGTTGGCCCCGATAAGGACGGATCTATGGCGCGCTGTAAAAAAATAGCGGCAGATTTAAAATTGCCGGTTGTCTTTCCAGGGCTGCTTAAAAAAGAAGAGTGGATCTCCCTTTCAAAGGAGTACACTATTTTTATAAACACCACTAATTTTGACAATATGCCTGTAAGTGTAATGGAAGCAATGGCGTTAGGGTTACCGGTAGTATCCACAAACGTAGGGGGCATGCCGTTTTTAATTAAAGACAATATTGATGGTATATTGGTCCCACCAAATAATTCCGAACTATTTGTTAATGTTATTGAAGAATTATGTGCCAACCCTCCCAAAGTAGAGGAAATTACAAAAAACGCAAGGATAAAAGTGGAACAACTGGATTGGCAGATAGTTAAACATAGTTGGATGGAGCTTATTGGGAAGGCGTGA
- a CDS encoding O-antigen ligase family protein — MAFHIALGFAVYIFNAFSKYYLIAICFYFLYRIITNANRKDEILLAAGYMTGFEVLSRMTGGAISYEFAKYAVIGFVLIGMFFKGFKLTSWPYLLYTIFLVPGIVFSAINLSYEAKVGNAIGFNLSGPVCLGIAALYCYDRKIPIARLQTILLAVLLPIVSITVYLFLYSPSIREVLTGTASNFAASGGYGPNQVSTVLGLGAFILFTRIFTVKNRFINIVDVGLLAVIGYRALITFSRGGVITAIACAVLFLIVFYLKSGVKQKVNLLPKIVLLVSVIVGIWVISSFATMGLIENRYANEDAAGREKGDVGTGRAAIFQTELEAFKEAPFTGIGVGKSKEYRKKRTNIEAASHNEVSRLLSEHGLFGILALVILLVTPLAFGLQHRSNIYLYSFLCFWFFTINHSSMRIAAPAFIYALSLLKIDYAPKKKTAIHRK; from the coding sequence TTGGCTTTTCATATTGCCTTGGGCTTTGCAGTTTATATATTTAATGCTTTTTCCAAATATTATCTAATTGCAATTTGTTTTTACTTTCTTTATCGCATTATAACGAACGCCAATCGCAAGGACGAAATACTTCTTGCCGCTGGGTATATGACGGGGTTTGAGGTGTTATCCAGAATGACGGGAGGTGCCATAAGCTATGAATTTGCCAAATACGCGGTTATTGGTTTTGTGCTAATAGGGATGTTTTTTAAAGGTTTTAAACTCACCTCTTGGCCCTATTTGCTTTATACAATATTTTTAGTGCCCGGGATTGTGTTTTCTGCAATCAACTTAAGTTATGAAGCAAAAGTGGGGAATGCTATCGGCTTTAATTTAAGTGGGCCGGTGTGCTTGGGGATTGCAGCCTTATACTGTTACGACCGAAAAATACCAATTGCACGTCTGCAAACTATTTTATTGGCGGTACTCTTGCCAATTGTATCTATTACGGTTTATCTATTTCTCTATTCCCCGAGTATTCGGGAAGTACTAACGGGAACTGCTTCCAATTTTGCAGCCTCGGGTGGATATGGGCCTAATCAGGTTTCAACGGTCTTGGGGTTGGGGGCCTTTATTCTTTTTACTCGAATATTCACCGTTAAAAATAGGTTTATAAATATAGTAGATGTTGGTTTATTGGCTGTTATAGGGTATCGTGCCCTTATTACCTTTTCGCGCGGGGGCGTTATTACCGCGATAGCCTGCGCTGTTTTATTTTTAATAGTTTTTTATTTGAAATCTGGCGTAAAGCAAAAAGTAAATTTATTGCCCAAAATAGTTTTGTTGGTTTCAGTAATTGTCGGGATTTGGGTAATAAGTTCATTTGCTACTATGGGGTTGATTGAAAACAGATATGCCAATGAAGATGCAGCCGGAAGGGAAAAGGGGGATGTGGGTACTGGACGGGCGGCCATATTTCAAACGGAATTGGAAGCTTTTAAAGAGGCACCCTTCACCGGAATAGGGGTAGGTAAATCTAAGGAGTACAGAAAAAAACGCACCAATATTGAAGCCGCTAGCCATAATGAAGTCAGCAGGCTGCTGTCTGAACACGGCCTATTTGGTATTTTGGCATTGGTAATTTTACTGGTTACGCCGCTTGCTTTTGGCTTGCAGCATAGATCTAATATATATTTGTATTCATTTTTGTGTTTTTGGTTTTTTACCATTAACCATTCCTCCATGCGGATTGCCGCCCCAGCCTTTATTTATGCCTTAAGTTTGTTGAAGATAGATTATGCACCAAAGAAAAAAACTGCTATACATAGGAAATAA
- a CDS encoding glycosyltransferase, translating into MRVLQLIDSLNPGGAERMAVNIANALDKAGVASYLCATREEGELKKELAPSVGFCFLKKRNALDFMAYLKLIKFVKQHKIEIVHAHSTSFFFATLLKITLYNIKIVWHDHYGNSELLNNRKHRFLKICSFYFTAIISVNKILKNWSEEKLKTRQVFYLSNFVSPNKLKPTIALKDSNSIKIISVANLRPQKDHINLFEAFKIIQKKYLNVSLHIVGRVDDNQYLKNIEEFIYHSKTLKVYIYGSQAGIPALLKTADIGVLSSISEGLPIALLEYGAAGLAVVSTDVGECKEVINGLGKIVPPKNPEALAAALLFYIENKAARRADGLAFATHIKENYAEDTIIPKLLDIYKNTSK; encoded by the coding sequence ATGCGGGTATTGCAATTAATAGATTCTTTAAACCCTGGTGGTGCCGAACGGATGGCGGTTAATATTGCCAATGCTTTAGACAAGGCGGGAGTGGCTTCGTATTTGTGTGCAACGCGGGAAGAAGGTGAGCTTAAAAAGGAGTTGGCGCCAAGCGTAGGGTTTTGTTTTCTCAAAAAACGAAACGCTTTGGACTTTATGGCATATTTAAAATTGATAAAATTTGTAAAGCAACATAAAATTGAAATTGTTCACGCGCATTCCACATCTTTCTTTTTTGCCACTCTTTTAAAAATTACCCTTTACAATATAAAAATAGTCTGGCATGACCATTATGGAAATAGTGAGTTGCTAAATAATCGAAAGCATAGATTTTTAAAGATTTGTAGCTTTTACTTTACAGCTATAATTTCAGTCAACAAGATTTTAAAGAATTGGTCCGAAGAAAAATTAAAGACAAGGCAGGTGTTTTATCTTTCCAATTTTGTTAGCCCTAATAAATTGAAGCCAACTATCGCTCTTAAAGATAGTAATTCAATAAAAATAATAAGTGTTGCCAACCTTCGGCCACAGAAGGATCATATAAATCTATTTGAAGCTTTTAAAATCATTCAGAAGAAATATTTAAATGTTTCCCTGCATATTGTCGGAAGGGTGGATGACAACCAATATTTAAAAAACATAGAAGAATTTATATATCATTCTAAAACTTTAAAGGTGTACATATACGGGTCGCAAGCCGGAATTCCCGCGCTATTAAAAACTGCTGATATTGGAGTTTTATCATCAATTTCTGAGGGGTTGCCAATAGCGTTATTGGAATACGGAGCTGCGGGTTTGGCCGTAGTAAGTACCGATGTAGGAGAATGTAAGGAAGTGATAAACGGCTTAGGCAAAATAGTGCCACCCAAAAATCCAGAAGCCTTGGCAGCAGCCCTGCTATTTTATATTGAAAATAAAGCGGCACGCAGGGCAGACGGTCTAGCATTTGCAACACATATAAAAGAAAATTACGCAGAAGACACTATTATTCCTAAATTGCTGGATATTTATAAAAATACAAGCAAATAA